One Amphiprion ocellaris isolate individual 3 ecotype Okinawa chromosome 5, ASM2253959v1, whole genome shotgun sequence genomic region harbors:
- the zmynd8 gene encoding MYND-type zinc finger-containing chromatin reader ZMYND8 isoform X2 encodes MEISTRSKVSDTGSTERMAQKRKMPSPSHSSNGHSSAETSPCPMKKKKKPGAVSSSKDQSELRHGPFYYVKQPALTTDPVDVVPQDGRNDFYCWLCHREGQVLCCELCPRVYHAKCLKLPAEPEGDWFCPECEKITVAECIETQSKAMMMLTIDQLSYLLKFALQKMKQPGDHPRLSSRSPHAASTQRKTFNWTEPFQKPVSLEQHPDYAEYIFHPMDLCTLEKNIKKKMYGCTEAFLADAKWILHNCIIYNGGNHKLTATAKVIVKICEHEMNEIEVCPECYLSACQKRDNWFCEPCSNPHPLVWAKLKGFPFWPAKALRDKDGQVDARFFGQHDRAWVPLNNCYLMSKEIPFSVKKTKSIFNSAMQEMEVYVENMRKKFGVFNYAPFRTPYTPDNNFQMLLDPSNPSSTPVKPEKQEKIKLSFDMTASPKIPLTRAILPGAGVGGSTTGRRLPLSDMPRSPMSTNSSAHTGSDGEQETGDKSQTKAANSQYSTGEESMDCTASPAHSRPGPAGSSLDSPKPFHSQAPGIPKQEKTPQTGSILNLNLDRSKADMDLKELSETVQQKQGAPPVLTSPKRQIKSRFQLNLDKTIESCKAQLGIDEISVDAYKGVEHSDSEDSDKSESSDSEYASDEEQKTKDGQDTAPTEEPQKEPSKPKVKDQPSPSLEGESKADVLVASESAAGDTSVTVSDAPTKEKMNTDLEKESSEKSKAAAESPVLRDKVKQETKQTVPVEDSDSERELVIDLGEEQGGKDRKRSRKDNSTIKESTAGKPEGKASNTSTLPSQNSTAPSTPSSVSTQSPMAIPVTMVSFTAPSPATISLTSVSSATATPPSSSSASTTPALKKQRPLLPRETVPVVQRAVVWNPTAKFQTSSQKWHMQKVQRQQQNQQPVASTQVQASSPRQGQAQVLTQTQAAGNGSTAVSSSSSQQSSQSTRYQTRQSVKAVQLKDSPLSTSTSAVTLVSSSPASVAMMAASSLGTAATSSPVATDLYIPTASADVAADIAKYTNKIMDAIKGTMTEIYNDLSKSTSGNTIAEIRRLRIEIEKLQWLHQQELSEMKHNLELTMAEMRQSLEQERERLVTEVKKQTELEKQQAVDETKKKQWCANCRKEAIFYCCWNTSYCDYPCQQAHWPEHMKSCTQSATAPQQEPEAEPTADPPNKSLGQTNSGPNSIRDSPASAPPDKDCDVEKSTDNVAVTLS; translated from the exons TCAGAACTAAGACATGGTCCCTTTTACTATGTGAAGCAGCCAGCACTCACCACAGACCCTGTTGATGTTGTACCGCAGGACGGCAGGAATGACTTCTACTGCTGGCTGTGCCACCGCGAGGGCCAGGTGCTCTGCTGTGAGCTCTGCCCCAGGGTGTACCACGCTAAGTGTCTCAAACTACCAGCCGAGCCCGAGGGCGACTGGTTCTGTCCGGAGTGTGAG AAAATAACAGTTGCCGAGTGTATAGAGACTCAGAGCAAAGCCATGATGATGCTAACTATAGACCAGCTGTCTTACCTACTAAAGTTTGCCCTGCAGAAGATGAAACAGCCAGGT GATCATCCCCGCTTGTCATCTCGCTCCCCCCATGCAGCTTCCACGCAGAGAAAGACTTTTAATTGG ACTGAACCCTTCCAGAAGCCTGTGTCTCTTGAACAGCATCCTGATTATGCAGAGTACATTTTTCATCCTATGGATCTTTGCACACTTGAGAAG aatatcaaaaagaaaatgtatggCTGCACAGAGGCCTTTTTAGCGGATGCAAAGTGGATTTTGCACAACTGTATTATATACAATGGAG GCAATCACAAACTCACAGCTACAGCTAAAGTGATAGTAAAAATCTGTGAACATGAG ATGAATGAGATTGAAGTTTGTCCTGAGTGTTATCTATCTGCTTGCCAAAAGAGAGACAACTGGTTCTGTGAGCCTTGT AGTAACCCGCACCCTCTAGTGTGGGCCAAACTGAAAGGATTTCCATTCTGGCCTGCAAAAGCTCTGCGGGACAAAGATGGACAGGTGGACGCTCGCTTCTTTGGTCAGCATGATAG GGCTTGGGTTCCTTTAAACAACTGCTACCTCATGTCCAAAGAGATCCCATTTTCTGTGAAGAAGACCAAAAGCATCTTCAACAGTGCCATGCAAGAGATGGAGGTCTACGTGGAGAACATGAGAAAGAAGTTTGGCGTGTTTAATTATGCCCCCTTCAGGACACCCTACACTCCTGACAATAACTTCCAGATGCTGCTGGATCCCTCCAATCCTTCCTCAACTCCTGTCAAACCTGAGAAACAGGAGAAGATCAAGTTGAGCTTTGATATGACGGCATCACCCAAGATCCCACTGACCAGGGCCATACTGCCTGGGGCTGGGGTAGGGGGGAGTACAACAGGGCGGCGACTCCCTCTCAGTGACATGCCTCGCTCCCCCATGAGCACCAACTCCTCTGCCCATACAGGTTCAGATGGAGAACAGGAAACCGGAGACAAGTCACAgacaaaagcagcaaacagcCAATACAGTACAGGAGAAGAGTCCATGGACTGCACAG CCTCACCTGCCCATTCTCGACCTGGCCCTGCAGGAAGTTCCTTGGACAGCCCTAAACCATTCCACTCTCAAGCTCCTGGCATCCCTAAACAAGAGAAGACACCACAAACAGGAAGCattctgaaccttaatctag ATCGGAGTAAAGCAGACATGGACTTAAAGGAGCTAAGTGAAACGGTTCAGCAGAAACAAGGAGCCCCACCAGTCCTCACCTCCCCAAAAAGACAAATCAAAAGCCGTTTCCAGCTGAACCTCGACAAAACCATTGAGAGTTGCAAGGCACAATTAG GTATTGACGAGATCTCTGTGGATGCGTATAAAGGTGTGGAACACAGTGACTCAGAAGATTCTGATAAATCTGAATCCAGTGACAGTGAGTACGCCAGTGATGAGGAGCAAAAGACCAAGGATGGCCAAGACACAGCACCCACTGAGGAGCCCCAGAAGGAGCCTTCCAAACCTAAGGTCAAAGACCAACCTTCCCCAAGCTTAGAAGGGGAGAGTAAAGCTGATGTGCTTGTAGCATCAGAATCTGCAGCAGGTGATACAAGTGTAACAGTGTCTGATGCTCCAActaaagagaaaatgaacactGATTTGGAAAAAGAGAGCTCAGAAAAGTCTAAAGCAGCTGCAGAATCACCTGTTCTCAGAGACAAGGTGAAACAAGAGACAAAGCAGACTGTGCCAGTGGAGGACTCTGACTCAGAGAGGGAGCTGGTTATTGACCTTGGAGAGGAGCAGGGTGGCAAGGAcaggaagaggagcagaaaaGACAACAGCACTATCAAAGAGTCGACAGCTGGTAAACCTGAAG GGAAGGCTTCAAACACATCGACACTCCCATCTCAGAACAGCACGGCTCCTTCCACACCCTCCAGTGTTTCCACGCAGTCGCCAATGGCCATTCCCGTCACCATGGTCTCCTTCACTGCTCCCTCTCCTGCCACCATTAGCCTTACATCCGTGTCCAGTGCCACCGCAACacccccttcttcctcttcagccTCCACCACGCCAGCTTTGAAGAAACAGCGCCCTCTGCTGCCCAGAGAGACGGTACCGGTGGTACAGAGAGCTGTGGTGTGGAATCCCACTGCCAAGTTTCAGACCTCCTCTCAGAAGTGGCACATGCAGAAGGTGCAGCGTCAACAACAAAACCAGCAACCTGTGGCAAGCACACAGGTGCAGGCATCATCTCCCAGGCAAGGCCAGGCCCAGGTGCTAACCCAGACACAAGCAGCTGGAAATGGCTCGACTGCagtgtcctcatcttcatcgcAGCAGTCTTCACAGAGCACACGGTATCAGACCAGGCAGTCTGTTAAAG ctgtaCAGCTAAAAGACAGCCCACTCAGCACTTCCACATCAGCTGTCACCCTGGTATCCAGTAGCCCAGCTTCTGTTGCCATGATGGCAGCGTCCAGTCTGGGCACAGCAGCTACATCTTCACCAGTAGCAACAGACCTGTACATCCCCACTGCCTCAGCAGATGTCGCTGCAGACATTgccaaatacacaaataaa ATAATGGATGCAATCAAAGGTACAATGACTGAAATCTACAATGACCTTTCAAAGAGTACCTCAGGGAATACAATAGCAGAG ATAAGACGACTGAGAATTGAAATAGAAAAATTACAGTGGTTGCATCAACAAGAGTTGTCGGAAATGAAGCACAATCTTG AGCTGACCATGGCAGAGATGAGGCAAAGTCtggagcaggagagagagaggttgGTGACTGAAGTGAAGAAACAGACGGAGCTGGAGAAGCAGCAGGCAGTAGATGagacaaagaagaaacaatGGTGTGCTAACTGCAGAAAAGAGGCCATTTTCTACTGCTGTTGGAACACCAGCTACTGTGATTACCCCTGTCAGCAAGCTCACTGGCCAGAACACATGAAGTCCTGCACTCAGTCAG CCACAGCCCCACAACAAGAACCTGAGGCTGAGCCAACAGCAGACCCCCCAAACAAAAGTTTAGGACAGACTAACAGTGGCCCAAACTCTATCAGAGACTCGCCAGCGTCTGCACCACCAGACAAAGACTGTGACGTGGAGAAGAGCACTGACAATGTTGCTGTCACTTTGTCATAA
- the zmynd8 gene encoding MYND-type zinc finger-containing chromatin reader ZMYND8 isoform X3, with translation MHPQSVAEEEVRTEKQAVTEEMEISTRSKVSDTGSTERMAQKRKMPSPSHSSNGHSSAETSPCPMKKKKKPGAVSSSKDQSELRHGPFYYVKQPALTTDPVDVVPQDGRNDFYCWLCHREGQVLCCELCPRVYHAKCLKLPAEPEGDWFCPECEKITVAECIETQSKAMMMLTIDQLSYLLKFALQKMKQPGTEPFQKPVSLEQHPDYAEYIFHPMDLCTLEKNIKKKMYGCTEAFLADAKWILHNCIIYNGGNHKLTATAKVIVKICEHEMNEIEVCPECYLSACQKRDNWFCEPCSNPHPLVWAKLKGFPFWPAKALRDKDGQVDARFFGQHDRAWVPLNNCYLMSKEIPFSVKKTKSIFNSAMQEMEVYVENMRKKFGVFNYAPFRTPYTPDNNFQMLLDPSNPSSTPVKPEKQEKIKLSFDMTASPKIPLTRAILPGAGVGGSTTGRRLPLSDMPRSPMSTNSSAHTGSDGEQETGDKSQTKAANSQYSTGEESMDCTASPAHSRPGPAGSSLDSPKPFHSQAPGIPKQEKTPQTGSILNLNLDRSKADMDLKELSETVQQKQGAPPVLTSPKRQIKSRFQLNLDKTIESCKAQLGIDEISVDAYKGVEHSDSEDSDKSESSDSEYASDEEQKTKDGQDTAPTEEPQKEPSKPKVKDQPSPSLEGESKADVLVASESAAGDTSVTVSDAPTKEKMNTDLEKESSEKSKAAAESPVLRDKVKQETKQTVPVEDSDSERELVIDLGEEQGGKDRKRSRKDNSTIKESTAGKPEGKASNTSTLPSQNSTAPSTPSSVSTQSPMAIPVTMVSFTAPSPATISLTSVSSATATPPSSSSASTTPALKKQRPLLPRETVPVVQRAVVWNPTAKFQTSSQKWHMQKVQRQQQNQQPVASTQVQASSPRQGQAQVLTQTQAAGNGSTAVSSSSSQQSSQSTRYQTRQSVKAVQLKDSPLSTSTSAVTLVSSSPASVAMMAASSLGTAATSSPVATDLYIPTASADVAADIAKYTNKIMDAIKGTMTEIYNDLSKSTSGNTIAEIRRLRIEIEKLQWLHQQELSEMKHNLELTMAEMRQSLEQERERLVTEVKKQTELEKQQAVDETKKKQWCANCRKEAIFYCCWNTSYCDYPCQQAHWPEHMKSCTQSATAPQQEPEAEPTADPPNKSLGQTNSGPNSIRDSPASAPPDKDCDVEKSTDNVAVTLS, from the exons TCAGAACTAAGACATGGTCCCTTTTACTATGTGAAGCAGCCAGCACTCACCACAGACCCTGTTGATGTTGTACCGCAGGACGGCAGGAATGACTTCTACTGCTGGCTGTGCCACCGCGAGGGCCAGGTGCTCTGCTGTGAGCTCTGCCCCAGGGTGTACCACGCTAAGTGTCTCAAACTACCAGCCGAGCCCGAGGGCGACTGGTTCTGTCCGGAGTGTGAG AAAATAACAGTTGCCGAGTGTATAGAGACTCAGAGCAAAGCCATGATGATGCTAACTATAGACCAGCTGTCTTACCTACTAAAGTTTGCCCTGCAGAAGATGAAACAGCCAGGT ACTGAACCCTTCCAGAAGCCTGTGTCTCTTGAACAGCATCCTGATTATGCAGAGTACATTTTTCATCCTATGGATCTTTGCACACTTGAGAAG aatatcaaaaagaaaatgtatggCTGCACAGAGGCCTTTTTAGCGGATGCAAAGTGGATTTTGCACAACTGTATTATATACAATGGAG GCAATCACAAACTCACAGCTACAGCTAAAGTGATAGTAAAAATCTGTGAACATGAG ATGAATGAGATTGAAGTTTGTCCTGAGTGTTATCTATCTGCTTGCCAAAAGAGAGACAACTGGTTCTGTGAGCCTTGT AGTAACCCGCACCCTCTAGTGTGGGCCAAACTGAAAGGATTTCCATTCTGGCCTGCAAAAGCTCTGCGGGACAAAGATGGACAGGTGGACGCTCGCTTCTTTGGTCAGCATGATAG GGCTTGGGTTCCTTTAAACAACTGCTACCTCATGTCCAAAGAGATCCCATTTTCTGTGAAGAAGACCAAAAGCATCTTCAACAGTGCCATGCAAGAGATGGAGGTCTACGTGGAGAACATGAGAAAGAAGTTTGGCGTGTTTAATTATGCCCCCTTCAGGACACCCTACACTCCTGACAATAACTTCCAGATGCTGCTGGATCCCTCCAATCCTTCCTCAACTCCTGTCAAACCTGAGAAACAGGAGAAGATCAAGTTGAGCTTTGATATGACGGCATCACCCAAGATCCCACTGACCAGGGCCATACTGCCTGGGGCTGGGGTAGGGGGGAGTACAACAGGGCGGCGACTCCCTCTCAGTGACATGCCTCGCTCCCCCATGAGCACCAACTCCTCTGCCCATACAGGTTCAGATGGAGAACAGGAAACCGGAGACAAGTCACAgacaaaagcagcaaacagcCAATACAGTACAGGAGAAGAGTCCATGGACTGCACAG CCTCACCTGCCCATTCTCGACCTGGCCCTGCAGGAAGTTCCTTGGACAGCCCTAAACCATTCCACTCTCAAGCTCCTGGCATCCCTAAACAAGAGAAGACACCACAAACAGGAAGCattctgaaccttaatctag ATCGGAGTAAAGCAGACATGGACTTAAAGGAGCTAAGTGAAACGGTTCAGCAGAAACAAGGAGCCCCACCAGTCCTCACCTCCCCAAAAAGACAAATCAAAAGCCGTTTCCAGCTGAACCTCGACAAAACCATTGAGAGTTGCAAGGCACAATTAG GTATTGACGAGATCTCTGTGGATGCGTATAAAGGTGTGGAACACAGTGACTCAGAAGATTCTGATAAATCTGAATCCAGTGACAGTGAGTACGCCAGTGATGAGGAGCAAAAGACCAAGGATGGCCAAGACACAGCACCCACTGAGGAGCCCCAGAAGGAGCCTTCCAAACCTAAGGTCAAAGACCAACCTTCCCCAAGCTTAGAAGGGGAGAGTAAAGCTGATGTGCTTGTAGCATCAGAATCTGCAGCAGGTGATACAAGTGTAACAGTGTCTGATGCTCCAActaaagagaaaatgaacactGATTTGGAAAAAGAGAGCTCAGAAAAGTCTAAAGCAGCTGCAGAATCACCTGTTCTCAGAGACAAGGTGAAACAAGAGACAAAGCAGACTGTGCCAGTGGAGGACTCTGACTCAGAGAGGGAGCTGGTTATTGACCTTGGAGAGGAGCAGGGTGGCAAGGAcaggaagaggagcagaaaaGACAACAGCACTATCAAAGAGTCGACAGCTGGTAAACCTGAAG GGAAGGCTTCAAACACATCGACACTCCCATCTCAGAACAGCACGGCTCCTTCCACACCCTCCAGTGTTTCCACGCAGTCGCCAATGGCCATTCCCGTCACCATGGTCTCCTTCACTGCTCCCTCTCCTGCCACCATTAGCCTTACATCCGTGTCCAGTGCCACCGCAACacccccttcttcctcttcagccTCCACCACGCCAGCTTTGAAGAAACAGCGCCCTCTGCTGCCCAGAGAGACGGTACCGGTGGTACAGAGAGCTGTGGTGTGGAATCCCACTGCCAAGTTTCAGACCTCCTCTCAGAAGTGGCACATGCAGAAGGTGCAGCGTCAACAACAAAACCAGCAACCTGTGGCAAGCACACAGGTGCAGGCATCATCTCCCAGGCAAGGCCAGGCCCAGGTGCTAACCCAGACACAAGCAGCTGGAAATGGCTCGACTGCagtgtcctcatcttcatcgcAGCAGTCTTCACAGAGCACACGGTATCAGACCAGGCAGTCTGTTAAAG ctgtaCAGCTAAAAGACAGCCCACTCAGCACTTCCACATCAGCTGTCACCCTGGTATCCAGTAGCCCAGCTTCTGTTGCCATGATGGCAGCGTCCAGTCTGGGCACAGCAGCTACATCTTCACCAGTAGCAACAGACCTGTACATCCCCACTGCCTCAGCAGATGTCGCTGCAGACATTgccaaatacacaaataaa ATAATGGATGCAATCAAAGGTACAATGACTGAAATCTACAATGACCTTTCAAAGAGTACCTCAGGGAATACAATAGCAGAG ATAAGACGACTGAGAATTGAAATAGAAAAATTACAGTGGTTGCATCAACAAGAGTTGTCGGAAATGAAGCACAATCTTG AGCTGACCATGGCAGAGATGAGGCAAAGTCtggagcaggagagagagaggttgGTGACTGAAGTGAAGAAACAGACGGAGCTGGAGAAGCAGCAGGCAGTAGATGagacaaagaagaaacaatGGTGTGCTAACTGCAGAAAAGAGGCCATTTTCTACTGCTGTTGGAACACCAGCTACTGTGATTACCCCTGTCAGCAAGCTCACTGGCCAGAACACATGAAGTCCTGCACTCAGTCAG CCACAGCCCCACAACAAGAACCTGAGGCTGAGCCAACAGCAGACCCCCCAAACAAAAGTTTAGGACAGACTAACAGTGGCCCAAACTCTATCAGAGACTCGCCAGCGTCTGCACCACCAGACAAAGACTGTGACGTGGAGAAGAGCACTGACAATGTTGCTGTCACTTTGTCATAA